The following proteins are encoded in a genomic region of Desulfosporosinus youngiae DSM 17734:
- a CDS encoding LysM peptidoglycan-binding domain-containing protein → MPYGIKLSLYSETIELPVMPSALEIGEGGNNKTYDVVALGEINVIKNPKLSEYAFSSFFPAQRYPFVTVSPLLLPYEYVKRILKWMESKEPIRFVFISETFDINTLASIEGFDWKESAGSGDIDYTLKLKRYTPYSARRAVVAQTMTIASVSTQAIQSQPPARPNEQPPPKTYTLAAGDTLWAVAQKQLGNGGRWPELQSLNGISDAEIKRLQVGRVIKLA, encoded by the coding sequence ATGCCCTACGGCATCAAACTGAGCTTATACTCAGAAACCATTGAGCTTCCCGTCATGCCCAGCGCCCTGGAAATTGGAGAGGGCGGGAATAACAAGACCTATGATGTTGTAGCCCTAGGGGAAATCAACGTCATAAAAAACCCCAAACTCTCAGAGTATGCGTTTAGCAGTTTCTTCCCGGCACAACGCTACCCATTTGTCACGGTTTCCCCCTTGTTGCTACCTTACGAATATGTAAAACGCATTCTAAAGTGGATGGAATCTAAAGAGCCCATCCGTTTTGTTTTTATCTCCGAAACGTTTGACATTAACACACTGGCCAGCATTGAAGGTTTTGACTGGAAGGAATCTGCCGGCTCCGGGGATATTGACTATACCTTAAAATTGAAACGATACACGCCTTACTCCGCACGCCGGGCTGTCGTTGCCCAAACAATGACAATCGCTTCAGTGTCCACTCAAGCCATCCAATCCCAGCCCCCAGCGAGGCCTAATGAGCAGCCGCCACCTAAAACCTATACTCTCGCAGCCGGGGATACTCTATGGGCTGTAGCACAGAAGCAATTAGGCAATGGAGGTCGCTGGCCAGAGTTACAATCATTGAACGGCATATCTGATGCTGAGATCAAACGGCTGCAGGTTGGCCGAGTAATAAAGTTGGCATAG
- a CDS encoding phage tail assembly chaperone, whose product MNDLQDFLMEDFEDAEIIEKPVSLGGKEKKMKFRPISATTGDEIRKSCRKITFHKGQKVVEANHDAFMTKIIIETTVHPNFKSEALQKSWGVLGAEDLLNAMKTKMRDGEYATLSSIVSEINGYDKTMEDLVEEAKN is encoded by the coding sequence ATGAATGATTTACAAGATTTTTTAATGGAAGATTTTGAGGATGCCGAGATTATTGAAAAGCCGGTAAGTCTTGGCGGAAAGGAAAAGAAAATGAAGTTTAGGCCAATCTCGGCCACAACCGGTGATGAAATCAGGAAAAGTTGCCGCAAGATTACATTTCACAAAGGGCAAAAAGTTGTTGAGGCAAATCATGATGCATTTATGACAAAGATTATTATTGAGACTACAGTGCACCCTAATTTTAAAAGCGAAGCATTGCAGAAAAGCTGGGGAGTCCTGGGTGCCGAAGACTTGCTTAATGCAATGAAAACCAAAATGAGAGACGGCGAATATGCCACGCTTTCAAGTATTGTTTCTGAAATCAACGGCTACGACAAGACTATGGAAGACTTGGTTGAAGAAGCAAAAAACTGA
- a CDS encoding phage tail terminator family protein yields MGIITVNLIRNSIISVLDQHFPGTKTYGEEIKQGFKKPCFFVKLFPVSQDQLLGRRYQRSHSFDIHYFAGSNEELHDMAEQLYDKMELISLDDGLIRGTGMRHEVVDGVLHFFVNYNFHVSKEAVPDPLMQTMEQEGYVHG; encoded by the coding sequence GTGGGCATAATTACAGTGAACCTGATTCGAAACAGCATTATTTCAGTGTTGGACCAGCACTTTCCGGGCACAAAAACATACGGCGAAGAGATTAAGCAGGGTTTTAAAAAGCCTTGTTTTTTTGTGAAGCTTTTTCCGGTATCACAGGATCAGCTCCTTGGCCGGCGGTATCAGCGCAGTCACTCGTTTGATATTCATTACTTTGCTGGGAGCAATGAGGAGCTGCATGACATGGCAGAGCAGCTCTATGACAAGATGGAGCTGATCAGTTTAGATGACGGCCTTATCCGGGGCACAGGAATGCGCCATGAGGTTGTTGACGGGGTGCTGCATTTTTTTGTTAATTATAATTTCCATGTTTCGAAAGAGGCGGTGCCCGACCCGCTCATGCAAACCATGGAACAGGAGGGATATGTACATGGTTAA
- a CDS encoding XkdQ/YqbQ family protein, translating into MLKILIDNKDGNVWDISQIVSDVTWKTSRIGKAGSLEFTLIKNALGQDAAFKYSNGDIVRVQEVEDGVNVFYGYVFSIEGGRDEAVKITCYDQLRYLMANETYVFANVTASEVIKTIAADFKLKLGRIDDTGYIIPTMSQNDQKLFDTICKALDLTLMNAGKNYVFFDDFGALSVRNIEDLLLDFIIGDASLMTDYSHKISIDDDTYNKIKLYKDNKESGKREIYQAQDSANMAKWGVLQLYQSVDENMNDAQINELLDSLVTLKNRESRTLKIEAIGDLRVRAGSYLRIQIQEYEINQPFLVDECKHYFEGADHTMSLELKAIMKVV; encoded by the coding sequence GTGCTAAAAATACTGATCGATAACAAAGATGGAAACGTGTGGGATATCTCTCAGATTGTCTCGGACGTCACCTGGAAAACGAGCAGGATCGGCAAAGCCGGCAGCCTGGAGTTTACGCTAATCAAAAACGCTTTAGGGCAAGATGCAGCCTTCAAGTACAGCAATGGAGATATTGTCCGGGTCCAGGAAGTTGAGGATGGTGTCAATGTCTTCTACGGCTATGTCTTTTCCATTGAAGGGGGAAGGGACGAGGCAGTTAAGATTACTTGCTATGATCAACTACGGTACCTCATGGCGAATGAAACCTATGTCTTTGCAAACGTCACAGCCTCTGAGGTCATTAAAACCATTGCCGCCGACTTCAAGCTCAAACTTGGGCGGATCGATGATACGGGGTATATAATTCCGACGATGTCCCAAAATGACCAAAAGCTTTTCGATACGATCTGCAAAGCCTTAGATTTAACTCTGATGAATGCTGGCAAAAATTATGTGTTCTTCGATGACTTTGGAGCTTTGTCGGTGCGGAATATTGAGGACTTACTGCTGGATTTCATCATTGGCGATGCCAGCCTCATGACCGATTATAGTCACAAGATATCCATTGATGATGACACCTACAATAAAATTAAGCTTTACAAAGACAACAAGGAAAGCGGCAAGCGCGAAATCTATCAGGCCCAAGACAGCGCCAATATGGCTAAGTGGGGCGTGTTGCAGCTCTATCAAAGTGTGGATGAAAACATGAACGATGCTCAGATTAATGAGCTGCTCGATAGTCTGGTCACATTGAAAAACCGGGAATCAAGGACGCTGAAAATCGAAGCTATCGGTGATCTCCGAGTAAGGGCCGGGAGTTATCTAAGGATACAGATTCAAGAGTACGAAATCAATCAGCCCTTTTTAGTGGATGAATGTAAGCATTATTTCGAAGGTGCAGACCATACGATGAGCCTGGAACTTAAAGCAATTATGAAGGTGGTATAA
- a CDS encoding DUF2793 domain-containing protein: protein MAAQTIKIRRGTKPELVALGALSSGEMGFCTDTKEVYIGDGTANVFVGRALSGTEAARPNAGTLGRLYYVTSGTNAGYLYFDTVSAWQRVNAQKITDLTGTLDDVSDGTTYAKVKKSDITNGQVNKVSDGTNTKTAAEIKSHIDDAAKHRLINDSGTAITDLWSAQKIGNEIELAKHNIEPQASVKNRTTTAPPGSPVTGDRYIIPSGATGVWSGKQDQIAEYASGAWSYYPPQIGWTCYVDEEQKIYSWNGTAWVRTGGALQTITAGNGLTGGGQADTVTLTVGAGNGISVASTSVSAKAGKGILVNSTGIEANIDASSLVYDSANGNRLMVSIVDGGTF from the coding sequence TTGGCGGCACAAACAATTAAAATTCGCCGAGGTACCAAGCCCGAGCTAGTGGCCCTAGGTGCTTTGTCATCAGGAGAGATGGGGTTTTGCACAGATACTAAGGAAGTTTACATCGGGGACGGCACTGCCAATGTTTTTGTCGGCAGAGCACTATCTGGGACAGAAGCGGCCCGGCCCAATGCTGGGACATTAGGGCGGCTTTACTATGTCACCAGTGGCACCAATGCAGGCTATCTGTATTTTGATACGGTTTCGGCCTGGCAGCGTGTTAACGCCCAAAAGATAACAGATTTAACCGGAACCTTGGATGATGTGTCTGATGGAACAACCTATGCAAAGGTTAAAAAATCAGACATAACCAACGGCCAGGTTAACAAAGTATCAGATGGTACTAACACGAAAACTGCGGCTGAAATAAAATCTCATATTGACGATGCGGCTAAACACCGCCTTATCAATGACTCGGGGACAGCCATAACCGACTTATGGAGTGCTCAAAAAATTGGTAATGAAATTGAATTAGCTAAGCACAACATCGAACCTCAAGCCAGTGTGAAGAATCGTACCACTACAGCCCCACCGGGCAGTCCAGTGACCGGAGATCGCTATATCATCCCCAGCGGCGCAACGGGTGTGTGGTCCGGGAAACAGGATCAAATTGCCGAATATGCATCAGGAGCCTGGTCCTATTACCCGCCTCAGATTGGGTGGACCTGCTACGTTGATGAGGAACAAAAAATCTACAGCTGGAACGGGACAGCTTGGGTAAGAACCGGTGGAGCCCTGCAGACGATTACTGCCGGCAATGGTTTAACGGGGGGCGGGCAGGCCGACACAGTGACATTGACGGTAGGGGCGGGGAACGGGATCTCCGTTGCTTCGACTTCGGTTAGCGCTAAAGCTGGGAAAGGAATCCTCGTCAACAGCACGGGCATTGAGGCCAATATTGATGCCAGCAGTCTTGTCTATGACTCGGCCAATGGAAATAGGTTGATGGTATCCATTG
- a CDS encoding GIY-YIG nuclease family protein yields MNENGHVYVITNETGRVKIGRAKNPTQRLRTLETQSGLKITKSFISPLIGNYEKAEVDLHAKYKNKRVIGEWFDVNFNEVVSDLSIMKFDSPKEVSVSDEKASSAVKQMCACIVLNDLNNFCGEDWTAELNLAKWKPIKSDVDFIVCDLEEAKNCYVDDCDEYKLGEEVDAVINSIKKSGMTLDNITGVQNIYKDIFYSYPVGEIRKYVSGEYADLVEKILGITYINENERLVNEKYRQ; encoded by the coding sequence ATGAATGAGAATGGGCACGTGTATGTTATTACAAATGAAACGGGAAGAGTTAAAATTGGTAGAGCAAAAAACCCCACTCAAAGGCTCAGAACGCTTGAGACTCAATCCGGACTAAAAATAACAAAGTCATTTATCTCTCCCTTGATAGGTAATTATGAAAAGGCAGAAGTCGATTTGCATGCAAAATATAAGAACAAGAGAGTGATAGGGGAATGGTTTGACGTTAATTTTAATGAGGTGGTTTCGGATCTGAGTATAATGAAATTTGATTCGCCTAAAGAGGTTTCTGTGTCTGACGAAAAGGCTTCAAGTGCCGTAAAGCAGATGTGTGCATGTATTGTATTAAATGATTTAAATAATTTCTGCGGGGAAGACTGGACAGCGGAGCTCAACTTAGCAAAATGGAAACCTATTAAAAGTGATGTCGATTTCATAGTGTGCGATCTTGAGGAAGCGAAGAATTGTTACGTTGATGACTGCGACGAGTACAAACTAGGGGAAGAGGTAGACGCGGTAATAAATTCGATTAAAAAGTCAGGAATGACCCTTGATAACATTACGGGGGTCCAAAATATCTATAAGGACATATTTTATAGTTATCCTGTTGGTGAAATAAGGAAGTATGTCTCGGGAGAGTATGCTGACCTTGTTGAGAAAATCCTAGGGATAACTTATATAAACGAAAACGAGAGGTTGGTAAATGAAAAGTATCGGCAGTAA
- a CDS encoding HK97 gp10 family phage protein produces the protein MARWGSFRFEEFERLAQSFQKALDERVMERFIREFLSEMAMRSLRKIKMRMLADHGDLRRKWQVGNVTRTGDAYVIEIFNNLEYASFVEYGFRSHWVPGHWEGNKFIYDRSVIHLTKEAKVAYKERYGSLGMYVGNRKIGWVSGKFMMTISMQEIERDLPKYLERKQIQLLEQIMNGRPPRR, from the coding sequence ATGGCCCGCTGGGGAAGTTTTCGCTTCGAGGAATTCGAAAGGTTGGCTCAGTCATTCCAAAAAGCCCTAGACGAGCGCGTAATGGAACGGTTTATCAGGGAGTTCCTATCGGAAATGGCTATGCGCTCTCTACGAAAGATTAAGATGCGGATGCTGGCAGACCACGGTGACCTCCGCCGAAAATGGCAGGTTGGGAATGTTACTCGAACAGGTGACGCTTATGTCATAGAGATTTTTAATAATCTAGAGTATGCTTCATTCGTTGAATACGGCTTCCGCTCCCATTGGGTACCGGGGCATTGGGAAGGCAATAAATTCATCTATGACCGATCAGTGATACACTTGACCAAAGAGGCAAAGGTAGCTTATAAGGAGAGGTATGGCTCTTTGGGTATGTATGTAGGGAATAGGAAAATTGGCTGGGTCAGCGGTAAATTTATGATGACGATCTCTATGCAAGAAATCGAAAGGGATCTGCCCAAATACCTCGAACGCAAGCAAATCCAGCTCCTAGAGCAAATAATGAATGGGCGTCCGCCAAGGAGATGA
- a CDS encoding tape measure protein: MSRPLQNITQGMNLMVSSMRQMQSATERNTNVGRTLVAAQERIAAAEAGIRQAIDQSTRAQQRFNQSSQSSASLINQASSAQDRFNASAQNGAHHTSMMLSNIKGIVATYISLMGLRAAMNTSDSYISAQARLKLINDSSQTDVQLQDKIFATADRAYGIYGVMASSVGKLGLLAGDAFSNNNEIIRFTELMQKSFKVGGSSTMEQQSGMYQLTQAMAAGKLQGDEFRSIMENAPMLASAIADFTGKSKGELKKMSAEGTITSDIIKGALFNAADDINSKFATMPMTFADMFNKLRNNALKAFGPVIEKINSLINSPGGAAFIDNLTIGINILARAINGLISGLILVGNAVQNNWGIIEPIIWGVVGALIAYNAVMGIAWLTTLKDLAVKGAHAIASWAETAAIIALIIAQDGLNAALLACPITWIIVGIIALIAIFYVVIAAINKFAGTSYSATGLIAGAFMFAGAVIMNIVLAILKIVINVVATIWNVIATVAESIRNVFNDPVGSIVRLFVGLGDTVLGILETIASAIDTLTGKHLSDAINGWRGDLQGMADDLVGEVEIKIPRLDPHNYLPGRFDYTNAFNTGYDWGNKVSDKFSLSNLGTNTLTDFDLGNIPNIGKVDEVGKIKDKVDISNEDLKIMRELAEMKNIQNFVTLTPTVAVTTGDIHNGQSVDTIVGKIKTMLETDIASSAAGAWA; encoded by the coding sequence ATGTCTAGGCCGCTACAAAACATAACGCAGGGAATGAATCTCATGGTGTCAAGTATGCGGCAAATGCAAAGTGCTACCGAACGAAATACCAATGTTGGCAGGACGCTTGTAGCAGCCCAAGAGAGAATAGCCGCAGCCGAAGCGGGCATAAGGCAGGCTATTGACCAGTCCACTCGGGCACAACAACGATTTAACCAATCAAGTCAGAGCAGTGCAAGCCTTATCAACCAAGCGTCAAGTGCACAGGATAGATTCAACGCGTCGGCTCAAAATGGTGCACACCATACAAGCATGATGCTTTCTAATATTAAGGGGATTGTAGCAACTTATATTAGTTTAATGGGTCTAAGGGCAGCTATGAATACTAGTGATAGCTATATATCAGCGCAGGCCCGACTTAAACTGATTAACGATAGTTCTCAAACGGACGTGCAGCTTCAAGACAAGATATTTGCTACAGCAGATAGGGCGTATGGAATTTATGGCGTCATGGCAAGTAGTGTGGGAAAACTTGGCCTCCTGGCTGGAGATGCTTTTTCCAACAATAATGAAATTATTAGATTCACAGAACTTATGCAGAAATCCTTCAAGGTTGGTGGCTCATCCACCATGGAACAGCAGTCCGGTATGTACCAACTCACTCAAGCGATGGCTGCGGGAAAGCTTCAAGGTGATGAGTTTCGCAGCATCATGGAAAACGCCCCCATGCTGGCAAGCGCTATCGCTGATTTCACGGGAAAATCCAAAGGTGAGCTTAAAAAGATGTCTGCAGAGGGGACGATTACTTCAGACATTATTAAAGGTGCCTTGTTCAATGCGGCGGATGATATAAATTCAAAGTTTGCGACAATGCCTATGACGTTTGCAGATATGTTCAATAAGTTAAGAAATAACGCACTCAAAGCCTTTGGTCCTGTCATTGAGAAGATAAATAGCTTGATCAACTCGCCTGGTGGGGCCGCGTTCATAGATAATCTAACAATTGGAATCAATATATTAGCTCGTGCAATAAACGGTTTAATTTCGGGCTTGATTTTAGTTGGAAATGCGGTGCAAAACAATTGGGGCATTATTGAACCTATTATTTGGGGAGTTGTGGGTGCTTTAATAGCCTATAATGCGGTAATGGGGATTGCGTGGCTTACGACCTTAAAAGATTTGGCAGTAAAAGGAGCGCATGCCATTGCTTCTTGGGCGGAAACTGCGGCAATAATTGCATTAATAATAGCCCAAGACGGACTTAATGCGGCTTTGCTTGCATGTCCTATAACATGGATAATTGTTGGCATCATCGCATTAATAGCTATCTTCTATGTTGTAATAGCCGCCATCAATAAATTTGCCGGCACGAGCTATTCTGCCACAGGGCTTATTGCAGGGGCATTCATGTTCGCCGGAGCGGTTATTATGAACATCGTCTTAGCGATCCTTAAAATTGTTATTAATGTCGTCGCGACAATCTGGAATGTAATCGCAACGGTCGCCGAATCTATTAGAAATGTGTTTAATGACCCGGTAGGTTCCATTGTCCGATTGTTCGTTGGCTTGGGGGATACAGTTTTAGGAATATTAGAGACTATAGCTTCGGCAATTGACACGTTGACTGGAAAGCATCTGTCGGATGCAATCAATGGATGGAGGGGCGATCTTCAGGGGATGGCTGATGACTTAGTGGGTGAAGTAGAAATAAAGATTCCGCGATTAGATCCCCACAATTACCTTCCTGGTCGATTCGATTACACTAACGCTTTCAACACCGGGTATGACTGGGGCAACAAGGTTTCGGACAAATTCAGCCTGTCAAACCTTGGAACAAATACGCTGACGGATTTCGACTTGGGCAACATCCCCAATATAGGCAAAGTGGATGAAGTCGGCAAAATCAAGGATAAAGTCGATATCTCCAACGAAGACCTAAAGATCATGCGCGAATTAGCCGAAATGAAGAACATCCAGAACTTTGTAACGCTGACGCCGACAGTAGCAGTCACAACCGGGGATATTCACAACGGACAGAGCGTGGACACTATAGTAGGAAAGATTAAAACCATGCTGGAGACTGATATTGCTTCATCTGCGGCAGGAGCATGGGCGTAA
- a CDS encoding baseplate J/gp47 family protein — translation MYEGQTYESILDRMLDRVPGDLDKREGSIIYDALSPAAAELAQAYAELEVNLRLFSAQTSSGDYLELRTMDYGVTRRVATKAQRKAMFYGQNDTPLDVAIGSRFSIEQVRYAAKEKIASGQYILECETAGTVGNQYFGTLMPIDYIPGLVQAELSDILIPGTNAETDDSLRQRYLQRVRQPATSGNAAQYRQWASEVAGVGGAKVFPLWEGSGTVKVVIVDAEKQPATSTLVDAVSDYVETVRPIGAAVTVVSAAAKEISVTATAVLASGYAIQGVTDAFKVEVESYLQDTAFINTYVSYAKIGNLLLSTPGVIDYTTLLVNGGSANIALADEEIPVFGTVELGV, via the coding sequence GTGTATGAGGGCCAAACGTATGAGTCCATCTTGGACAGAATGTTAGACCGGGTGCCTGGGGATCTGGACAAACGTGAGGGCAGCATTATTTATGACGCCTTATCCCCGGCTGCAGCAGAACTGGCCCAGGCTTATGCAGAATTGGAAGTCAACCTAAGGCTATTCTCGGCTCAAACATCAAGCGGAGATTACCTGGAATTAAGGACGATGGATTATGGGGTTACTCGTAGAGTCGCCACGAAGGCCCAGCGGAAGGCAATGTTTTACGGGCAAAATGATACCCCGCTGGATGTGGCCATCGGCAGCCGCTTTTCCATTGAGCAGGTAAGGTATGCTGCCAAAGAAAAAATCGCGTCGGGTCAGTATATTCTGGAGTGCGAAACTGCCGGTACTGTCGGCAATCAATACTTTGGTACGCTGATGCCGATTGACTATATCCCCGGGTTGGTGCAGGCCGAGCTGTCCGACATTCTCATTCCGGGAACGAATGCAGAAACCGACGACAGCCTCAGGCAGCGCTATCTACAGCGGGTTCGTCAGCCGGCAACGTCTGGGAATGCTGCTCAATATCGGCAGTGGGCGTCTGAAGTGGCTGGAGTGGGAGGCGCTAAGGTCTTTCCACTTTGGGAGGGGTCAGGGACGGTAAAGGTTGTCATTGTTGATGCTGAAAAGCAGCCAGCTACCTCCACTTTGGTGGACGCTGTATCAGACTATGTTGAGACCGTACGCCCTATTGGAGCCGCTGTGACCGTCGTTTCGGCAGCAGCTAAAGAGATCAGTGTTACGGCGACTGCCGTTTTAGCATCCGGCTATGCTATCCAAGGTGTAACGGACGCTTTTAAGGTAGAGGTGGAAAGCTATCTGCAGGATACAGCTTTTATCAACACCTATGTCAGTTATGCCAAGATTGGGAACCTGCTCCTTAGCACACCAGGTGTCATCGACTATACTACGTTGCTAGTCAACGGCGGCAGTGCCAATATCGCTCTGGCGGACGAAGAAATCCCGGTATTTGGGACCGTGGAACTGGGGGTGTAA
- a CDS encoding DUF2577 domain-containing protein, which yields MASLLDVIKAAGIDAVGASNPVNVMFGEILTISPLSVKVDQRFTLPADFLIVPESLTRYEVDLTHSHQYTDDGSSRTTATALTTKLIIRPGLKVGDKVLLLRVQGGQKFVILDKVVTT from the coding sequence ATGGCAAGCTTATTGGATGTAATAAAAGCTGCGGGGATAGATGCTGTAGGGGCATCAAACCCTGTGAATGTTATGTTTGGAGAGATACTAACCATAAGTCCGCTGAGTGTGAAAGTCGACCAACGCTTTACACTGCCGGCGGATTTTTTAATTGTGCCGGAAAGTTTAACCCGGTATGAAGTCGACCTGACACACTCTCATCAGTACACTGATGATGGATCATCAAGAACCACAGCTACGGCCCTGACAACTAAACTGATCATCCGCCCTGGGCTTAAGGTGGGGGACAAAGTCCTGCTGCTCAGGGTCCAAGGCGGGCAGAAATTTGTAATCTTAGACAAGGTGGTGACAACATGA
- a CDS encoding phage tail sheath family protein has product MAAGTFTTQNKVRPGVYINFKSEPQALGSLGERGIASIPLALSWGEPSKIITIEAGEDTLTKLGYSITDPRLLLVNEALKRAQKLLLYRLNAGTKATATAGNLSVTAKWGGVRGNSISVIIQENIDDETKFDVSTLVDGVEQDMQTVANIAGLIANDWVIFSGTGALAETAGAPLTGGADGTVTNQAYIDYLAAVEIFDFNTLALPSTDNTLKATFTAFCKRLRDDEGKKIQVVLENYPIADYEGVISVKNGVVLSNGTTLTAAQATAWVAGATAGAEVNESLTYQAYDDAVDVAPRYTNTQIIAALKAGEFLFTASDNRALVEQDINTLTSFTVDKGKAFHKNRVIRVLDGINNDLVSIFSEFYVGKVNNNDDGRNLLKNECVNYMETLQGINAIQNFDSQTDLTVIAGNEADAVLIEAYTQPVDSVERIYLLVKVR; this is encoded by the coding sequence ATGGCAGCAGGCACGTTCACAACGCAGAATAAAGTGAGGCCGGGAGTTTACATCAATTTCAAGTCAGAGCCCCAGGCACTAGGAAGCCTGGGGGAGCGTGGCATAGCCTCGATCCCATTAGCGCTGAGCTGGGGCGAACCCAGTAAGATTATTACGATTGAAGCCGGCGAAGACACGTTGACTAAGCTGGGTTACAGCATTACAGATCCTAGATTGCTCTTGGTTAACGAAGCCCTGAAACGAGCTCAAAAACTCCTCCTGTATAGGCTTAACGCCGGGACGAAGGCAACGGCTACAGCTGGCAATCTCTCGGTCACCGCTAAATGGGGCGGGGTTCGCGGGAACAGCATCTCTGTAATCATTCAGGAAAATATCGACGATGAAACCAAGTTTGATGTATCCACCCTAGTAGATGGGGTTGAGCAGGATATGCAAACTGTAGCTAATATTGCTGGGCTTATTGCAAATGACTGGGTAATATTCAGCGGCACCGGTGCTTTAGCTGAAACAGCTGGCGCACCTCTTACCGGCGGAGCAGACGGTACGGTTACCAATCAGGCTTATATCGATTATCTGGCAGCAGTCGAGATTTTTGACTTTAATACTCTGGCCTTGCCTTCGACAGATAACACACTGAAAGCAACCTTCACAGCTTTCTGCAAACGGCTCCGAGATGATGAGGGCAAGAAAATTCAGGTGGTCCTGGAGAATTATCCAATAGCCGACTATGAGGGTGTGATCAGCGTCAAAAATGGCGTGGTCCTCTCCAACGGGACAACCCTTACGGCAGCACAGGCAACGGCCTGGGTAGCCGGTGCCACAGCGGGAGCTGAGGTCAACGAGTCGTTAACCTACCAAGCCTATGACGATGCCGTAGATGTGGCTCCCAGGTACACGAATACCCAGATCATTGCAGCGTTAAAAGCCGGGGAGTTTTTGTTCACGGCCAGCGACAACCGGGCGCTAGTCGAACAGGATATTAATACCCTGACCAGCTTCACAGTGGACAAGGGTAAAGCTTTCCACAAGAACCGCGTGATCAGGGTTTTAGACGGTATCAACAATGATCTGGTAAGTATCTTTTCTGAGTTTTACGTCGGGAAAGTCAATAACAATGATGACGGCAGGAACCTGCTCAAGAATGAATGTGTGAACTATATGGAAACTCTGCAGGGGATTAATGCCATCCAGAACTTTGACTCACAGACTGACCTGACTGTCATTGCGGGTAACGAAGCGGACGCTGTTCTTATTGAGGCCTACACGCAACCAGTGGATAGCGTAGAGCGTATATACCTCTTGGTAAAAGTGAGGTGA
- a CDS encoding phage tail tube protein gives MAFMKSEDVITGKQARAFATINGQVEELFYAKSIEATIEKTKTDVPILGRMNVAKKSTGWSGSGTLTVYYVTSLFRSLMLKYIKTGKDFYFDLQITNEDTTSSIGKQTTVLKNCNLDSVIIASFDASSDDAIEEELPFTFEDADILDKFK, from the coding sequence ATGGCCTTTATGAAATCGGAAGATGTCATCACAGGGAAGCAAGCCCGGGCCTTTGCGACGATCAATGGTCAAGTAGAAGAGTTGTTCTACGCTAAGTCCATTGAAGCTACGATTGAAAAGACCAAAACCGATGTCCCCATTCTGGGGAGAATGAATGTTGCCAAGAAATCTACGGGTTGGTCAGGCAGTGGGACGTTGACGGTTTATTACGTTACAAGCTTGTTCAGGTCCTTAATGCTGAAGTATATCAAGACCGGCAAGGATTTTTATTTCGACCTGCAGATTACCAATGAGGATACGACCTCAAGCATAGGGAAACAGACGACTGTCTTAAAGAACTGCAACCTAGACAGTGTCATCATTGCATCCTTTGATGCAAGCAGCGATGATGCTATCGAAGAGGAGCTGCCATTTACCTTTGAAGATGCCGATATCTTGGATAAGTTTAAATAA
- a CDS encoding DUF2634 domain-containing protein, producing MIPTGGSINNGVIEETEQPSLTWKLDAAKERIAGRLDGLEAVKQAVFKILGTPRYHHLIYTTNYGSEIEKLVGMNPVFVKSEAARMVREALTQDDRITGVENIRTTVTGDGLLIECTVISKYGSFEITQEVRV from the coding sequence ATGATACCGACCGGCGGAAGCATCAACAACGGTGTGATTGAAGAAACGGAGCAGCCATCCCTCACATGGAAGCTGGATGCAGCTAAAGAACGAATTGCCGGCAGACTGGACGGCCTTGAGGCGGTCAAACAGGCTGTCTTTAAGATCCTGGGGACGCCTCGTTATCATCACTTAATCTACACAACAAACTACGGCTCTGAGATAGAGAAGTTAGTCGGAATGAATCCGGTCTTTGTAAAATCAGAGGCTGCCCGCATGGTCAGAGAAGCGTTAACCCAGGATGACCGAATCACCGGCGTTGAGAATATACGGACTACAGTCACGGGAGATGGTCTGCTCATTGAGTGCACAGTTATCAGCAAATACGGGAGTTTTGAGATAACTCAGGAGGTGAGGGTGTAA